The DNA region gaaaattagGTTATTCGGGCAATAAATGTTCGTACAAAGGAAACTCTACTATATTAAGAAAGcagtaattaatatatttgtaatgatacctgtatagtaataataataatcttttgcTCCAAAGTACCTTACTTTCGGTATTCACAAATAGTTGCACGTTCCACGAAGAGCAACGCGATGAATATGTTCTTCTCAGTTCTCCAGACAGTCAACTCTAAACTAGAATATCAGATCGATTCATGAAAGAGACTTCTAAAGCTTTTCCAACTCGTCTATCTCCATACTAATATTCATACACTCCTTTTTCATAATTCTTCTGAAACATCGATATATAGCTGCATGAATATGCACATCATTTCTAAATGCACGTCGTTATCGTGGCTTAAGCCAACCTGCATAATAAACATTTTGAAGAAACCGCAAGTCTCGGAACGTCTACCTGAGAACGTAAGAAAATAATCATTCTCGTCAATATCGATCCGCGTTCCCGATTTTTTACCGAAATTTCGCCAAAGCAAAGTCGCACGAGAGACGATACACGCGATAATAGGACGACCAAAGCGTAACCAGTCGATAATCCTGGCACACACATGAATTATTCAAACGCAAAGTGCAAGAGCGAATTTGCCGTCTGTCTTCGTTTCTGAACGAACCGAGACACTGACCGGTTGGACCGAACCGGTGACCTCACCTTATAACGGATTTAGTTTTCCACCGACTCGATGAATTATTCATTTGTCCAACGACACATGCACAGGGGGGAAATCGTTGACCTATCCATCCGCGTCTCTTTATTTTTGTCAACGTGTCATAGACGAGAAGCGATATTCTCCGGAAATTCGCGATACGAGGATTTTGATGTCAGCCATGATCGTTCCGTCGTTATTCGTCGTGGTTTATGACTGGAGAGTAACGTTTTTATCTTCAGCTTTTCTCGATATTATTAGAAGCTGTCGATGTATATCTCTGgtttaaacgaagaagaaattgtTAGGGGTAAAACGTAGATTTTCGTAGATTTTTGTCATACATTTTTGTGGCATTCGTTCTTTGTTATTTCGCATTaatttattccacattttcttAGAAAGgtatttttctttgaatttatTCATTATAGATTTTTCAATGTCTTTGTGGTGGTTCGAATAAGAGGCAATTTTGTCGTGGATAAGATCATAAGTTTCCATAATCTTCGCCTTAAATTCttagattattaaatttctgaaattctCCTAATCGATATCTAGTATAATAGTCATCTTTTTAGAAAAGTATATGTTCAATTTCCAGCGATCATCTGAAGATCCACATGAAGACCCACGACACCCAGAAGCCGTATCAGTGCACAGCATGTTCCAGAGGTTACAACACAGCAGCCGCTCTAACATCCCACATGCAGTCTCACAAAAAACAATCCCAAGGAACTTCCAGGCTTCAAGACATTGATTATGGTAGAAGAAGCGTGTCTTCTCATAGTACATCGTCTCCACCAGTACCAAGCTCCCCATCGCCATCTTTAAACCTTTTGTTGAATCCAAAGGCTGGCTTAAAAAGTTCCCAAGGAAGTGCTTCGACAACTCCAATTTTGAGTTCACCATTAAAATTAGCTTGCATGTACTGTACCAGAGATTCCTTTAGTTGCATGCAACAGCTGCAAATGCACGTGCATACTATGCATCAAGCTATCCTTAGTGGAGAAACTGTTGCAGTATCCCCATCAACAAATAGAACCAACGAACAGATGAGTTATCAACGTGAAAAAACTCTGGATAGACCAGAAGGATCATCTAAAGAACAGGAAAGAAAGTATCAGGATGATTCAGAGAGATCTATTGAGAAAGATCACTATGAAAATACATTTACATGCAATCAGTGTACTATGAAGTTCTCTACGTTAGACTCTTTGAGAGATCATCTGATCTCAATTCATAGAACCGATGGTTTTAATTCTACTTTAATGATGTGCCCTCTCTGCGGCATTCCTTGTGCTTCTGCAGCAGCCTACGCGGAGCACTATGTCCTCCAACATTGTGAGAATCGAAGAGTAGATCCATTGGAGGTTAAAAGTTATATAGATTCCAAGATGAATGGAAGCAACGAAACTAAGAGTCCGAGGAATCAGAAATATAGGGAGCAAACTTCTTCTGAGCCAGCTGATTTGACCAACAAGCATTCCACCAGTACAGTCAGCAATTATACAGCTGGTACGCTATTTTGTGGACAATGTAGAGCTGCATTGAAAGACTTCGAGTCATTCAGAGAACACCTAGCTAGACATCTTCAGGCTGATCATAGAAATGACGTTATTAGACATCCTTGTCCAAAGTGTGAAGCTACTTTTCAAGATAGGGAGAACATGTTGGTACACTTGACGAAGCATTATTTGAGTCAGATTAGTAAAGAATATGCTTGCGGTGCTTGCAAGAAGCTGTATCCCCATCCGGACCTCCTCCAAAGACATTTACTTGACAGCCATGCTCATCATCTCTATAGATGCGCCCTGTGCAGAGATACTTTTGATTCTAGAGTGGCAATACAGGTCCATTTCGCTGTAAAACACAGTCAAGAATGCAGTATTTATAGATGCAATGCTTGCACAGTGtctaataatgaaaattcacCAGGAAATGCGCCAGGGGAGGGTAAAAGCTTCTTCAGAAGTGAATCCGAAATGGCAAGCCATGTGAGAAATGTTCATGCACCACCTACAGTATCTAACAACAATCCTATCGTTACAAGTCCGGCCTCCACTCCGGGAATAACTGGAAATTCAGGACCAAGATGCGTTTTCTGTGGAACTTACTGCAGTTCTGAGCTGGAACTACAGCTCCACTTGGCTAGCCACTCTGCTAATTTATACAGGTGCCCAATTTGTAGAGAGGGATTTGCTGTGGAGTTTTTACTAGACAGGCATATTGCTCAAGTGCATCATTCTAGTGATCATCAAGGTGCTATAAGGAATAATTCTCGGGAGAATGGAAGGATTGATAGACTACCCAGATTACAGGAAGAAGTACGTAATGTTTAAGTAAAGAGTAAAGAAAAGAATGCTTCTTGATCTAGATTAGagcatttaatattattattaccgaATATTAATTCAATATCTTCTAAGAAAACAGCAAGTATATATCTAATTAATAAAGTCAATTCTTCAGATTCTAATCTAGTTAATCTTCTCATCTTCTCAAACTTTAACCAATGTTTTCCAATTACAGGGCAAATCTCAAAAGAGAGGCCGCTCTCCAGCCTCCAGTAACAACAATTCTCTGAACCAacgcgataataataataaacgtcCACATTACTCAAATCCATCTGCTCAGCAGTGTGATCTCTGTGAAAGGGGAGAGTTTTCCAACGAGGCAGAACTGCAAGCCCACAAGAAACTTGCTCACACTCCATCTAAGCTCCCAAACAAATCCATATCAAATCTCAGCATGTCTTGCGCATATTGCGGGGAAGTATGTCGTTCTAGAACTGACCTGGAGTCCCACACAAGGATCCAACATGCATCGAACGAACCTGGTGGTCGGCACAAGTGTAACATATGCGACGAAGTCTGTCCATCAGGGGCAACTCTTGCAGAACATAAATTGCAGAAACATTGCAAGATTCAATTAAGTGACACATGCATCGTTTGTCGAGGAAATCTAGCTTCAGAGTCACAGTTTCTGGAACATGTGCAAAGACATAGCCTGGAGAACGTGGATCCTCAGCAAAGATTAGATGGTTCTCTTCCCCATCTCCCTGCAGCTTGCGTAGTTTGTAGACAGACATTGATTAGTGATTTGGAGTGTCGTCTTCACGCCAGACACCACTTGAGAGCTTCTACTGGTTCTCACAGTGTAACATCCAGCCCCAGTCCCAACCAAAAGAACCAGAATCCTAGCTGTTGCCTTTGTTTAAGAGATTATTTAGCTGATGACTTTGTCAATTTGCCTCCAAGTCATATAAGCGGTGGAGGACAGTCTTTAAGGGTCTGCAAGTCATGCTACATTCGTCACTCTCAGGGTTTACCTATCTTGAATTCACCTTATGAGCCTGCTAGATCTAAATGTGACGGTACTTGGGCATCCAATAACAAAGATGGACAATGGGATGGATCAAGGGATACATGGGAGTCAGAGAACAGATTTAAGGAAGACAGAAACGAGGTAAGTGATAACAAAAGATTGTCAGGGTTGTGGGGTGAAGTTTGAAACTTCTAAAGAGGTGGAAAAACATCATTTAGTAGAATACGAGAAACCTGGATCTATGCCGGACACGTATACGTGTATAGAGTGTCAGGTAACagagataataataaatagaccataataataaaattttgcgtTAGGAATTTAATACTGGAaacatttgtttcttttctcaGATATCGTTGCCAACAGAAGCAAAAATTCAACAGCATATAAAGAAGGAACAGCTGGAGATGTCCGGAAAAACTTCCATAGAGGCTTTACGATGTCATCTGTGTCTTTTTGAAGCTAGCAGTCCCTTACAATTGCAAAGCCATTTGATAGAGCACACTTTTGCAGGATGTGCCGCTCTCAGCTGTTACATTTGCCAGTCTCTCTTCACTGCTCCTATCGGCCTCCAGGTATGATAAGAAGCATCATTCTTCATCTGATTACTAtcattatttttgaaaatatttattttatttcgacaaaaacttttatttcatttcttctgAAACTTCGCTCTTATTTCTTAGTTTCTTACAACTTTAATTTATCAATGTCAAATTATACTTATAGAAAGACTCCAAATAACCTTAATCTTTCATTTTTAGAGCCATATGCTTCAAGAGCATGGCCTGGGTGCTCGTCCCTACGATTGTTCTCAATGCACGCTCAAGTTCTTCTTCAGAGCAGAATTGGACCATCACATGCTAACATTTCATCGACCTGGAGATGCGTGTTCACCGGATGACAAGGCAGAAAATACTGGGGAAACGAAAGCAAGAGACGCTGAAGAAAGGAACTGTGGTGAAGAAATAACCGTAAAGGAAGAAATAGTTTCAGAAATAGTTgcagacgaagaagaagaaatcaacGTGGACGAACAAGTGGAAGAGAACGATCAAAAGGCGAACAAGCAAGCAGAAATTGAGACGAAATTAAAAACTGAACTTGTGGAGGAATCTGCTGCAGAAAAGATGAAATCGTGATCGTTATTTGTTAATCGAGGAAGTAAAACGTTTAAATAATTATCTTGAAATTGGTCCAGGACGAAGATGAACAACGACGAGATTACCGACATACTCCTGGACTAAATCagattttgtattaattttaccTTTAACCCCTTCGCGTACTTTAGCGAGTCTGACTCGCGATATTCATGTTTGGgccaaaatcttcatcgcgagtctgactcgctaaagtacgggaaggggttaatAGGCAGAGTGATAAGATGTTGATTTATCCTTTTgggtaatttattatttcttttattatacagttaaattttattaatttagagTTACTAGTTAGTAGTTAgtagttaataaaatttcattccgatGCTGTATGAAAAATTACTGCGAGGAATATTACATTTGGGATTATGT from Bombus terrestris chromosome 14, iyBomTerr1.2, whole genome shotgun sequence includes:
- the LOC100646561 gene encoding zinc finger protein 423 homolog isoform X2, whose product is MLFKGNSSRLELLIGKIQAHKEPSRDEQAKSKEALGTGSSSWQSEDGGANSRRGGETPSSCATPTSASFPSEPEVDADVGVNADGTNATAPYPCQFCDRTFPRLSYLKKHEQRHFDQLHRGLILALHGSMSSVISILSHGDQMPYKCNWCARLFKHKRSRDRHVKLHTGDRRYRCTHCDAAFSRSDHLKIHMKTHDTQKPYQCTACSRGYNTAAALTSHMQSHKKQSQGTSRLQDIDYGRRSVSSHSTSSPPVPSSPSPSLNLLLNPKAGLKSSQGSASTTPILSSPLKLACMYCTRDSFSCMQQLQMHVHTMHQAILSGETVAVSPSTNRTNEQMSYQREKTLDRPEGSSKEQERKYQDDSERSIEKDHYENTFTCNQCTMKFSTLDSLRDHLISIHRTDGFNSTLMMCPLCGIPCASAAAYAEHYVLQHCENRRVDPLEVKSYIDSKMNGSNETKSPRNQKYREQTSSEPADLTNKHSTSTVSNYTAGTLFCGQCRAALKDFESFREHLARHLQADHRNDVIRHPCPKCEATFQDRENMLVHLTKHYLSQISKEYACGACKKLYPHPDLLQRHLLDSHAHHLYRCALCRDTFDSRVAIQVHFAVKHSQECSIYRCNACTVSNNENSPGNAPGEGKSFFRSESEMASHVRNVHAPPTVSNNNPIVTSPASTPGITGNSGPRCVFCGTYCSSELELQLHLASHSANLYRCPICREGFAVEFLLDRHIAQVHHSSDHQGAIRNNSRENGRIDRLPRLQEEGKSQKRGRSPASSNNNSLNQRDNNNKRPHYSNPSAQQCDLCERGEFSNEAELQAHKKLAHTPSKLPNKSISNLSMSCAYCGEVCRSRTDLESHTRIQHASNEPGGRHKCNICDEVCPSGATLAEHKLQKHCKIQLSDTCIVCRGNLASESQFLEHVQRHSLENVDPQQRLDGSLPHLPAACVVCRQTLISDLECRLHARHHLRASTGSHSVTSSPSPNQKNQNPSCCLCLRDYLADDFVNLPPSHISGGGQSLRVCKSCYIRHSQGLPILNSPYEPARSKCDGTWASNNKDGQWDGSRDTWESENRFKEDRNEISLPTEAKIQQHIKKEQLEMSGKTSIEALRCHLCLFEASSPLQLQSHLIEHTFAGCAALSCYICQSLFTAPIGLQSHMLQEHGLGARPYDCSQCTLKFFFRAELDHHMLTFHRPGDACSPDDKAENTGETKARDAEERNCGEEITVKEEIVSEIVADEEEEINVDEQVEENDQKANKQAEIETKLKTELVEESAAEKMKS
- the LOC100646561 gene encoding zinc finger protein 423 homolog isoform X1, whose translation is MSRRKQAKPRSLKRDEEWDDGNEQNVLEVTEQDNETTGIKQDDEEEEEEEELQRAFSQHSEEYAQEGRPSSVQGLDLENQNSLDSEALGTGSSSWQSEDGGANSRRGGETPSSCATPTSASFPSEPEVDADVGVNADGTNATAPYPCQFCDRTFPRLSYLKKHEQRHFDQLHRGLILALHGSMSSVISILSHGDQMPYKCNWCARLFKHKRSRDRHVKLHTGDRRYRCTHCDAAFSRSDHLKIHMKTHDTQKPYQCTACSRGYNTAAALTSHMQSHKKQSQGTSRLQDIDYGRRSVSSHSTSSPPVPSSPSPSLNLLLNPKAGLKSSQGSASTTPILSSPLKLACMYCTRDSFSCMQQLQMHVHTMHQAILSGETVAVSPSTNRTNEQMSYQREKTLDRPEGSSKEQERKYQDDSERSIEKDHYENTFTCNQCTMKFSTLDSLRDHLISIHRTDGFNSTLMMCPLCGIPCASAAAYAEHYVLQHCENRRVDPLEVKSYIDSKMNGSNETKSPRNQKYREQTSSEPADLTNKHSTSTVSNYTAGTLFCGQCRAALKDFESFREHLARHLQADHRNDVIRHPCPKCEATFQDRENMLVHLTKHYLSQISKEYACGACKKLYPHPDLLQRHLLDSHAHHLYRCALCRDTFDSRVAIQVHFAVKHSQECSIYRCNACTVSNNENSPGNAPGEGKSFFRSESEMASHVRNVHAPPTVSNNNPIVTSPASTPGITGNSGPRCVFCGTYCSSELELQLHLASHSANLYRCPICREGFAVEFLLDRHIAQVHHSSDHQGAIRNNSRENGRIDRLPRLQEEGKSQKRGRSPASSNNNSLNQRDNNNKRPHYSNPSAQQCDLCERGEFSNEAELQAHKKLAHTPSKLPNKSISNLSMSCAYCGEVCRSRTDLESHTRIQHASNEPGGRHKCNICDEVCPSGATLAEHKLQKHCKIQLSDTCIVCRGNLASESQFLEHVQRHSLENVDPQQRLDGSLPHLPAACVVCRQTLISDLECRLHARHHLRASTGSHSVTSSPSPNQKNQNPSCCLCLRDYLADDFVNLPPSHISGGGQSLRVCKSCYIRHSQGLPILNSPYEPARSKCDGTWASNNKDGQWDGSRDTWESENRFKEDRNEISLPTEAKIQQHIKKEQLEMSGKTSIEALRCHLCLFEASSPLQLQSHLIEHTFAGCAALSCYICQSLFTAPIGLQSHMLQEHGLGARPYDCSQCTLKFFFRAELDHHMLTFHRPGDACSPDDKAENTGETKARDAEERNCGEEITVKEEIVSEIVADEEEEINVDEQVEENDQKANKQAEIETKLKTELVEESAAEKMKS